A genomic window from Megalobrama amblycephala isolate DHTTF-2021 linkage group LG2, ASM1881202v1, whole genome shotgun sequence includes:
- the arhgef3 gene encoding rho guanine nucleotide exchange factor 3 isoform X5: MVAKDYPIYLLIKRANCSLDEPSSRGCNSGRELEEPSTKRVKPLSRVTSLASLIPPVKAAPLKRIGQTLQRSISFRSDCRPEIMAPRPWGRQIPPAITKRRDSKLWSETFDLGLGHMLSSKEIKRQEAIFELSQGEQDLIEDLKLAKKAYHDPMLKLSIMMEHELNQIFGTLDSLIPLHEDLLSRLREARKPDGLTDNVGHILVDWLPCLETYNSYCSNQVAAKALLDHKKQDHRVHDFLQRCLESPFSRKLDLWNFLDIPRSRLVKYPLLLREILKHTANDHPDRQHLDEAINMIQSIVADINTQTGESECRYYKERLLYLESGQKDLLIDSSRILSCHGELKNNRGAKLHVFLFQDVLVITRAITQNEQLWYQLYRQPIPVKNLEWEDLQDGEMRLGGSIRGAFSNHERTKNFFRVVFRSGGQLQSHSFQASDAFNKQQWLNCIRQAKEAVVSAESEPARESQVDRVRQCAPPRDCLDCSMMDTTEDSLDLSTECPQM; this comes from the exons GAGCCCAGCACCAAGCGGGTGAAGCCTCTGTCTCGAGTGACGTCGCTGGCGAGTCTCATCCCTCCAGTTAAAGCTGCTCCACTCAAACGCATCGGACAGACGCTGCAG CGTTCCATTAGTTTCCGTAGTGACTGCAGACCAGAGATCATGGCACCTCGGCCGTGGGGCCGGCAGATCCCGCCAGCCATCACCAAACGCCGCGACAGCAAGCTGTGGAGCGAGACATTTGATTTAGGCCTGGGTCATATGCTGTCCTCCAAAGAGATCAAGAGACAAGAG GCCATCTTTGAGCTGTCTCAGGGAGAACAGGACCTGATTGAGGACTTGAAGCTGGCTAAGAAG GCGTATCATGACCCCATGCTGAAGCTGTCGATTATGATGGAACATGAACTCAATCAAATCTTCGGCACACTGGACTCCCTTATTCCACTGCATGAAG ATTTGCTGAGTCGACTGCGAGAGGCCAGGAAGCCGGATGGCTTGACCGATAATGTGGGCCATATTCTAGTAGACTGG CTCCCTTGTCTTGAAACCTACAACAGCTACTGCAGTAACCAGGTAGCAGCCAAAGCATTGCTGGACCATAAGAAACAGGACCATCGGGTGCATGACTTCCTTCAGCGCTGCCTGGAATCACCCTTCAGCCGCAAACTGGACCTCTGGAACTTTCTGGACATTCCACGCAGTCGTCTGGTCAAATACCCGCTGCTGCTCCGAGAGATCCTCAAACACACAGCCAATGACCACCCCGACCGGCAACACCTGGATGAAGCT ATTAACATGATCCAGAGCATTGTGGCTGATATTAACACACAGACGGGCGAGTCGGAGTGCCGTTACTACAAGGAACGCTTGCTGTATCTGGAAAGCGGCCAGAAAGATCTATTGATCGACAGCTCACGGATCCTCAGCTGCCACGGAGAACTCAAGAACAACAGAGGAGCT AAGCTGCATGTGTTCCTGTTTCAGGACGTGCTGGTGATCACACGGGCCATTACCCAGAATGAGCAGCTGTGGTATCAGCTTTACCGGCAGCCGATCCCTGTGAAAAACCTGGAGTGGGAAGACCTGCAGGACGGAGAGATGCGTCTGGGTGGCTCTATTAGAGGAGCCTTCAGCAACCATGAACGGA CCAAGAACTTTTTCCGAGTGGTGTTTCGTAGTGGAGGACAACTGCAGTCACACTCCTTCCAGGCCAGTGATGCCTTCAACAAACAGCAGTGGCTCAACTGCATTCGACAGGCCAAAGAAGCTGTGGTATCTGCAGAATCTGAACCTGCCCGCGAGTCACAAGTGGACAGAGTGAGACAGTGCGCACCACCTAGAGACTGTTTAGACTGCAGCATGATGGACACCACTGAGGATAGCCTGGATCTGAGCACTGAATGCCCACAGATGTAA
- the arhgef3 gene encoding rho guanine nucleotide exchange factor 3 isoform X6: MMGCCLFIHQKKKRKQRKRDVDSLSLCSLDINEPSTKRVKPLSRVTSLASLIPPVKAAPLKRIGQTLQRSISFRSDCRPEIMAPRPWGRQIPPAITKRRDSKLWSETFDLGLGHMLSSKEIKRQEAIFELSQGEQDLIEDLKLAKKAYHDPMLKLSIMMEHELNQIFGTLDSLIPLHEDLLSRLREARKPDGLTDNVGHILVDWLPCLETYNSYCSNQVAAKALLDHKKQDHRVHDFLQRCLESPFSRKLDLWNFLDIPRSRLVKYPLLLREILKHTANDHPDRQHLDEAINMIQSIVADINTQTGESECRYYKERLLYLESGQKDLLIDSSRILSCHGELKNNRGAKLHVFLFQDVLVITRAITQNEQLWYQLYRQPIPVKNLEWEDLQDGEMRLGGSIRGAFSNHERTKNFFRVVFRSGGQLQSHSFQASDAFNKQQWLNCIRQAKEAVVSAESEPARESQVDRVRQCAPPRDCLDCSMMDTTEDSLDLSTECPQM, encoded by the exons GAGCCCAGCACCAAGCGGGTGAAGCCTCTGTCTCGAGTGACGTCGCTGGCGAGTCTCATCCCTCCAGTTAAAGCTGCTCCACTCAAACGCATCGGACAGACGCTGCAG CGTTCCATTAGTTTCCGTAGTGACTGCAGACCAGAGATCATGGCACCTCGGCCGTGGGGCCGGCAGATCCCGCCAGCCATCACCAAACGCCGCGACAGCAAGCTGTGGAGCGAGACATTTGATTTAGGCCTGGGTCATATGCTGTCCTCCAAAGAGATCAAGAGACAAGAG GCCATCTTTGAGCTGTCTCAGGGAGAACAGGACCTGATTGAGGACTTGAAGCTGGCTAAGAAG GCGTATCATGACCCCATGCTGAAGCTGTCGATTATGATGGAACATGAACTCAATCAAATCTTCGGCACACTGGACTCCCTTATTCCACTGCATGAAG ATTTGCTGAGTCGACTGCGAGAGGCCAGGAAGCCGGATGGCTTGACCGATAATGTGGGCCATATTCTAGTAGACTGG CTCCCTTGTCTTGAAACCTACAACAGCTACTGCAGTAACCAGGTAGCAGCCAAAGCATTGCTGGACCATAAGAAACAGGACCATCGGGTGCATGACTTCCTTCAGCGCTGCCTGGAATCACCCTTCAGCCGCAAACTGGACCTCTGGAACTTTCTGGACATTCCACGCAGTCGTCTGGTCAAATACCCGCTGCTGCTCCGAGAGATCCTCAAACACACAGCCAATGACCACCCCGACCGGCAACACCTGGATGAAGCT ATTAACATGATCCAGAGCATTGTGGCTGATATTAACACACAGACGGGCGAGTCGGAGTGCCGTTACTACAAGGAACGCTTGCTGTATCTGGAAAGCGGCCAGAAAGATCTATTGATCGACAGCTCACGGATCCTCAGCTGCCACGGAGAACTCAAGAACAACAGAGGAGCT AAGCTGCATGTGTTCCTGTTTCAGGACGTGCTGGTGATCACACGGGCCATTACCCAGAATGAGCAGCTGTGGTATCAGCTTTACCGGCAGCCGATCCCTGTGAAAAACCTGGAGTGGGAAGACCTGCAGGACGGAGAGATGCGTCTGGGTGGCTCTATTAGAGGAGCCTTCAGCAACCATGAACGGA CCAAGAACTTTTTCCGAGTGGTGTTTCGTAGTGGAGGACAACTGCAGTCACACTCCTTCCAGGCCAGTGATGCCTTCAACAAACAGCAGTGGCTCAACTGCATTCGACAGGCCAAAGAAGCTGTGGTATCTGCAGAATCTGAACCTGCCCGCGAGTCACAAGTGGACAGAGTGAGACAGTGCGCACCACCTAGAGACTGTTTAGACTGCAGCATGATGGACACCACTGAGGATAGCCTGGATCTGAGCACTGAATGCCCACAGATGTAA
- the arhgef3 gene encoding rho guanine nucleotide exchange factor 3 isoform X7 codes for MMGCCLFIHQKKRKQRKRDVDSLSLCSLDINEPSTKRVKPLSRVTSLASLIPPVKAAPLKRIGQTLQRSISFRSDCRPEIMAPRPWGRQIPPAITKRRDSKLWSETFDLGLGHMLSSKEIKRQEAIFELSQGEQDLIEDLKLAKKAYHDPMLKLSIMMEHELNQIFGTLDSLIPLHEDLLSRLREARKPDGLTDNVGHILVDWLPCLETYNSYCSNQVAAKALLDHKKQDHRVHDFLQRCLESPFSRKLDLWNFLDIPRSRLVKYPLLLREILKHTANDHPDRQHLDEAINMIQSIVADINTQTGESECRYYKERLLYLESGQKDLLIDSSRILSCHGELKNNRGAKLHVFLFQDVLVITRAITQNEQLWYQLYRQPIPVKNLEWEDLQDGEMRLGGSIRGAFSNHERTKNFFRVVFRSGGQLQSHSFQASDAFNKQQWLNCIRQAKEAVVSAESEPARESQVDRVRQCAPPRDCLDCSMMDTTEDSLDLSTECPQM; via the exons GAGCCCAGCACCAAGCGGGTGAAGCCTCTGTCTCGAGTGACGTCGCTGGCGAGTCTCATCCCTCCAGTTAAAGCTGCTCCACTCAAACGCATCGGACAGACGCTGCAG CGTTCCATTAGTTTCCGTAGTGACTGCAGACCAGAGATCATGGCACCTCGGCCGTGGGGCCGGCAGATCCCGCCAGCCATCACCAAACGCCGCGACAGCAAGCTGTGGAGCGAGACATTTGATTTAGGCCTGGGTCATATGCTGTCCTCCAAAGAGATCAAGAGACAAGAG GCCATCTTTGAGCTGTCTCAGGGAGAACAGGACCTGATTGAGGACTTGAAGCTGGCTAAGAAG GCGTATCATGACCCCATGCTGAAGCTGTCGATTATGATGGAACATGAACTCAATCAAATCTTCGGCACACTGGACTCCCTTATTCCACTGCATGAAG ATTTGCTGAGTCGACTGCGAGAGGCCAGGAAGCCGGATGGCTTGACCGATAATGTGGGCCATATTCTAGTAGACTGG CTCCCTTGTCTTGAAACCTACAACAGCTACTGCAGTAACCAGGTAGCAGCCAAAGCATTGCTGGACCATAAGAAACAGGACCATCGGGTGCATGACTTCCTTCAGCGCTGCCTGGAATCACCCTTCAGCCGCAAACTGGACCTCTGGAACTTTCTGGACATTCCACGCAGTCGTCTGGTCAAATACCCGCTGCTGCTCCGAGAGATCCTCAAACACACAGCCAATGACCACCCCGACCGGCAACACCTGGATGAAGCT ATTAACATGATCCAGAGCATTGTGGCTGATATTAACACACAGACGGGCGAGTCGGAGTGCCGTTACTACAAGGAACGCTTGCTGTATCTGGAAAGCGGCCAGAAAGATCTATTGATCGACAGCTCACGGATCCTCAGCTGCCACGGAGAACTCAAGAACAACAGAGGAGCT AAGCTGCATGTGTTCCTGTTTCAGGACGTGCTGGTGATCACACGGGCCATTACCCAGAATGAGCAGCTGTGGTATCAGCTTTACCGGCAGCCGATCCCTGTGAAAAACCTGGAGTGGGAAGACCTGCAGGACGGAGAGATGCGTCTGGGTGGCTCTATTAGAGGAGCCTTCAGCAACCATGAACGGA CCAAGAACTTTTTCCGAGTGGTGTTTCGTAGTGGAGGACAACTGCAGTCACACTCCTTCCAGGCCAGTGATGCCTTCAACAAACAGCAGTGGCTCAACTGCATTCGACAGGCCAAAGAAGCTGTGGTATCTGCAGAATCTGAACCTGCCCGCGAGTCACAAGTGGACAGAGTGAGACAGTGCGCACCACCTAGAGACTGTTTAGACTGCAGCATGATGGACACCACTGAGGATAGCCTGGATCTGAGCACTGAATGCCCACAGATGTAA